In Zalophus californianus isolate mZalCal1 chromosome 4, mZalCal1.pri.v2, whole genome shotgun sequence, the following proteins share a genomic window:
- the LOC113935558 gene encoding LOW QUALITY PROTEIN: zinc finger protein 684-like (The sequence of the model RefSeq protein was modified relative to this genomic sequence to represent the inferred CDS: inserted 2 bases in 1 codon; deleted 1 base in 1 codon), whose product MNVLLQGSVTFPDVAVDFTPEEWQLLDCEQRTLYWDVMLEDFRNLISVGGPVTKTKAIFKAEQGQEPWMGEGANPRWRHPEAICLLSDALEREEGSEDNFLNQDMFTFEKTLTNERVQNYNLSIKCISLRQTQRKCESNGKSLQPNSHLLSYNKSHIGENSYEYKECGKAFKNKFCLIRHEKKPTRKKTFGCPECGKAFPKKSCLIRHEKKHTRKNXFECNYCGKAFNSKGHLIAHQKIHSGERPYVCNDCGKAFMHKAQLVVHQRLHTGEKPYKCHQCGKSFTWNSSFTQHVKSHTLENSFECKECGKTFRYSSSLYKHSRIHTGEKPYRCRECGKAFADSSVLVMHQRIHTGEKPHGCTKCGKAFIKKLHLLKHYLTHTAEQQNKCSACRQSFNQKHISFSIKGVIKTGKLCEWGKTYN is encoded by the exons ATGAATGTGCTGCTACAGGGATCAGTGACATTCCCGGATGTAGCTGTGGACTTCACCCCAGAGGAGTGGCAGCTGCTTGACTGTGAGCAGAGAACCTTGTATTGGGATGTGATGTTGGAGGACTTTAGAAACCTCATCTCAGTGG GGGGCCCAGTTACCAAAACAAAAGCGATCTTCAAGGCAGAGCAAGGACAAGAGCCATGGATGGGAGAAGGGGCGAACCCACGTTGGCGCCATCCAG AAGCTATCTGCTTACTCAGTGATGCactagagagagaggagggaagcgAAGACAATTTTTTGAACCAAGATATGTTCACCTTCGAGAAAACACTGACCAACGAGAGAGTCCAAAATTATAATCTgagtataaaatgtatttctttaagacAAACACAACGTAAATGTGAGTCAAATGGAAAGAGTCTGCAACCTAATTCACACTTGCTCAGTTATAATAAAAGTCATATCGGAGAAAATTCTTATGAATACaaggaatgtggaaaagccttcaaAAACAAGTTTTGTCTCATTAGGCATGAAAAAAAgcctacaaga aaaaaaacctttggatgccctgaatgtgggaaagccttcccAAAGAAGTCTTGTCTCATTAGACATGAAAAGAAACATACAAGGAAAAA CTTTGAATGCAATTactgtgggaaagcctttaaCAGTAAGGGACACCTTATAGCTCATCAAAAAATTCATAGTGGAGAGAGGCCCTATGTATGCAATGATTGTGGGAAAGCGTTTATGCATAAAGCACAACTGGTGGTCCACCAGAGACTCCACAcgggagagaaaccttacaaatgcCATCAGTGCGGGAAGTCATTCACTTGGAACTCCTCCTTTACCCAACATGTGAAATCGCATACACTTGAGAACTCGtttgaatgtaaggaatgtgggaaaaccttcagGTATAGCTCATCCCTTTATAAACATTCTCGAattcatacaggagagaaaccgTACAGATGTAGagaatgtggcaaggcctttGCAGACTCCTCAGTGCTAGTCATGCATCAGAGGATTCATACAGGTGAGAAACCCCATGGGTGTACTAAATGTGGCAAAGCCTTCATCAAGAAGTTACATCTCCTTAAACATTACTTAACTCATACAGCAgagcaacaaaacaaatgtagTGCATGTAGGCAATCTTTTAACCAGAAACACATCTCATTCTCCATCAAAGGAGTCATAAAAACAGGGAAGCTGTGTGAATGGGGGAAAACTTACAATTAG